A region from the Triticum urartu cultivar G1812 chromosome 1, Tu2.1, whole genome shotgun sequence genome encodes:
- the LOC125537409 gene encoding dolichyl-diphosphooligosaccharide--protein glycosyltransferase subunit STT3A-like: protein MVRIGGGEFPHIKEPDYLRDGQYRVDAQATPTMLNCLMYKLCYYRFVETDGKGFDRVRGYEIGKKHFKLTHFEEVFTTHHWMVRIYKLKPQKNRIRGKLKKSKSSSKTSSTLAAGRKKNPWQ, encoded by the exons ATGGTTCGCATAGGAGGTGGTGAATTCCCTCACATCAAGGAGCCAGATTATCTT AGAGATGGCCAGTACCGTGTTGATGCTCAAGCAACTCCAACTATGTTGAATTGCCTCATGTACAAGCTTTGCTATTACAG GTTTGTTGAAACTGATGGCAAAGGCTTTGACAGAGTAAGAGGATATGAAATAGGAAAGAAGCATTTCAAGCTAACACATTTTGAGGAG GTTTTCACAACCCACCACTGGATGGTGCGCATTTATAAACTGAAACCTCAAAAGAACAGGATTAGGGGCAAGTTGAAGAAGTCGAAATCC AGTTCCAAAACTAGTTCAACGCTTGCAGCGGGGCGAAAGAAGAACCCATGGCAATGA